The following nucleotide sequence is from Zingiber officinale cultivar Zhangliang chromosome 10A, Zo_v1.1, whole genome shotgun sequence.
CTAGATAGTATGTGGTTTCCACTGTTTTCCATACTGGGTTGTGTGGATATACAgcaatttgaaaaaaattaaccTGATGGAGATGCTTATACTAGCAAAGCGTCCAGTAAGCTCACtagagaaaaataataataaaaaaaaacagcaATAACTCTATCACAATGTTTGAACAGTGATAGGAAATAGCAATATATTGAGTGAAAAATTAGGTAGTATCTGCCTACATAATTTGACAAGAGAGAAGTGTTGAATTTTTCTCTCTATTAATGGCAACGTTgactaataattaattttgagtttttaattaaaatcagaCAATAACAAGTTGACTCAAAGTCTTAACCCATACAGTATGATTAGATCAGGATAAATCATTTCATCGTTCCTGCAACCCTCTGTGAGAGGTTGTTTAGTACTTTGTATATAATATAAAGGTTAGGTCCTGTCTTCCCGCTCAGTTTGTTGTATGTTCAACCCATACAAGGCCATTAAAAGAGGGAGAAGCAAAAGAAAGACAAGTCATGGAGAGAACTCAAGGATCAGAAACACACAAATCATAGAAAAAGGTATGGTTTTATTTATGTattatttcctcttctaaatattATATGTGATTTTGGATAAAGAAATTCTCTCCTATAAGAACAAACGAATGCTACAACTTACAGTCATTTTAAAGTAAACCTCATCGCCCATCGTAGATGCATAACATTTTCACATTAcatgagaagaagaaaaaaagccACCTCTTCGGTTCATACAAATTCCAATATCTGCCTACACCATATCACATATCTTTAAAATGAAAGGAAAACGTCTAATGCATGTTGAGGACTTCTGCATACTCCAATTGATAACAGCAGACTGCTTTAACTTGAGAACTAATAACAAAAAAGGAAGGAGATCTAAAGCAAAAGAATAAACTTACACATGAGCTTCAAACTAAGCAGGCGAAGGATAGTATTGAAAGCATTTAAATCGCACAACAAATTAACAAAAAGTTAAGAACAGTGCTGTGAAGAGACACGACGAACCTGGATCGCGAGCAAAGAGAGTTCCGAGCGGCAGCGAAGAACCCCAAACCTCGAGCACCGCCGTGACCAAGGACGGAACCAAGTCCGGTGACCCGGGGTCTAGATGGGCAGAGGACTGCGAAGAAGCCCGATCTGGCGTGAAATGGAGGGGAAGATGGACAGAGGAAGCAGAATGAAAACTCTCACGGACGGCGACAGCAGAGAGATGGAGCGTGAGAGACAGCAAGGACGACGAACACGAGCGACACAGCAAAGCCACAGAGATGAAGCAGCTGGCCAGTTGGGGTTTGTTGGTTGATGACAGACCATCACCAGCTGTCAGGTGGCTCGGTGACCGCAGGATGGCTAGAAGAAATCCGAGCCGAGGTGGCAATCGCTGAAGCGACGCCATCCCGTCTCGTTGCCGCCTCGATATGTAAAACCATCTAGTTATTATAATCAAAATTActatataatttataaaatttttaaaataataaagcaaAAGTAGGACATTGACTCTAATTAAATACATATCGCAATTACAAACAAAGTTAACATGTAAGGCATTTTACTAAATTATTAGTGCAACTAAGTGTGTGCATAATATGCAAGTAAAGTTGGCCAGAGCAACCATGTCGTGGTCAGACTGACCCGATAGATTAGACATATAGCGATGTGAGCAGATGTTACGATGAATAGTACTTATCTTAGTAATCCATATAAAAATTGTATGAAATCGAAtagattatttaaaatttaaaaacttaaatataacgtgtcaattaaaaatatatatctaagtagagttttaaaaagtaatAGTGAAATGAATAAAGGTAAAAAGACGTAATTTGTATATTGTATTTATTAAAAGGTGTAGGATAGTTTGATTTATACTAACAGaggtagaaaaaaaattaattctcaATTCACCCCTCTAGCAACTTGTCAATCTTGTGTTTTCAATCATCATTTTTCAAGCATCCAAGCTACAAATtgaattgaaaattaatttgtagTTTGGATGCACGTCCTCTCAACATCTCTCTCCCTCCATCTCTCTGTCTAGTTTTATAAATACGAAAGAAATATGAACCTCCTTCACTTGTCATTCCTTCTCGTGCTAGTTGGCGGGATTGCAAAAGACCAGTTAGGGTTTAGTGATCCGTAAGAGTTTCAAGAGGAGTCCAAAGGATAACAACAGTTAAGAACGTCAGCGTTGAAAGACAAACTTCTAGCAAGAGTGAAATTAGTAGAAGAATACAGTTAAAGATTTAGTGATGTATGTATAGATTTATTACTGTAAAATACGGTAGtgatgtaaaaaaaattttagttgCAAAGGTGGCAAATAATCATGTTTATGGTTTCAGGATGTTTTTGGGAATAAATAACTTTTGAATAAAtcttttcaaatattttccaTGATGTTTTTCAAACatatctttcaaaatatttttcaaaatataattttaaaacacttgcattttatttttcaaaatagattgtTTGAAAaagtacaagaatttttgcaaaataagtattttaaaagtatttttgaaagtattttgtaaaaagaattttgaaagtaattttaaaagtgatttttgtAACAAGTATTAGGAAAGAAAtactaatttaaaattattttcaattgtcctcctcctaaacctaatatatttaaaaatattcatctaaaaatttggtcttaaatgtctaaccgttaTTTACTAAccgactatcagaagatagcagtgttcatTTGGTTACtcaagttaagtaaatgtatccatttaGTGTTTGATTaaaatggattacttaacctgattattgtaattttgatatttttcactCAGACTTGTGTTGAtatactgatataagcatctgaagtctagATAATAGGCTTATACATCTCATGTTGTTCTAAGTTTTAGAATACACAATCAATGTAGGCCtaatgtgtttgtgagatgctcaatacCTAGATATATAGGAATATGCTTTCTATGAATTTAATCTAGACTAaggccaaaattaattttaaaatactaaGGACAtgagaatttttgaaaatataagtaaagaatttttcctagaatttgcaaatcatttgaaaaattattttaaaaatagcatTCCTAGTATATTgtacacattcctaattttcggcgtaagttgctaaattcgaATTCTGATAatggtttagtaaatatgtcaaacaaatttaattttgactcaacatagttgagttcaatatttcCTTTAGCTATATGATCtcttacttctatatgtttggttcttgaatgatgcactagatttttttttaagtttattgaacttatgttatcaataaagatttttgtatgtttataatttaagttaaagtctTGTAATGTGTGCATCGTCCATAataaccagctgacaagtgatggtctaagtaattgacatccacttgtactttttttttatctaatttggAGTCAGCGTAAATATCCTAAAACATGAAAATTAGTTATCCTGGGGTACCATATgttggattgaaaagaatttagatatctccacaattacataatattgtccactttgggccaaagccctcatgattttactcttgggctctacctaaaaggtctcatgtcaatggaggtatctttctcttataaacctatgatttttcccatgtgttttcaatgtgggactatgtttgcaacctttcaaccccaacaatcccccccctcaaacaaaggaccacaggcttcccacgcccgatcctcgacccaccaggtgttcctgcccctcggtccacccaacttactaggactttcttgcctagccgcaactagaacTTCCTGCTTGGTGTTTGGTCATCTTGATCCAAAtcctccctcaaacaaaggaccacaggcttccacgcccgatcctcgacccactgtGTCTTCCTCCACCCGACTTACTAGAActttcttgcctagccgcaactagaacTTCCTGTGTTTGGTCTTGATTCGAACatagagcccccactttctttgttcgaggtcaatattgtacccacatacaATCAGACCATAGGTCTTGTGCATAGTCGtcgattaaaccttctggcagttcaggctctaataccaattattggatcgaaaagaatttagatatttccacaattgcatgatattgtccactttgagcctaaaccctcatggttttgctcttaggctctacccaaaaggcctcatgccaatggagatatctttatcttataaacccatgatcttttccatgtgttttcaatatgggactatgtttacaaccttgcaaccccaacaccatATTCCTATATTTTGTGTACCTTTTAGATATATGAAAATTCATTTAACAAGTTTGATATGAGACTCCTTAGTACAGGtctgatatctagcacacatactaactacaaatagtaTATCAGGTTAGGTTGCAGTTAGGCATAACAGACTACCTATgtcacttctataatactttaggtCTACTAGTGCTCCAGTAGGATCACTatctatattttcatttattaccattagtgtttttatttctttagcattATCCactctaaattttttaagtaattcttttgtatatttttcttgatagACGTAATTACCTTTACCTttattaatttgtttaatttgtaagcctaaaaagAAGGTTAACTTATCTACTAGGCTCATTTTAAATTCTTATTCCATTAAGTCAATAAACTCTTGTAGAAAGTTTGAGTTTGTAgatccaaagattatatcatcaacGTAAATTTAGGCGACAAAAATATCGGATTTAAAGGTTTTTACAAACAAGGTTGGATTAATTCGACCTTGTTTGAATTCTTTTGAAATCAGATGGATAGATAATCactcataccaagccctaggtgcttgttttagaccatatagtgcctttttaaATTTGAAAGCACAATTAAGGTGTTCTAGGTTTTCAAAtccaggtggttgacctacatatgtTTCTTTTTTTATCAGCCTATTTAAGAAGGTCGATTTGACATCCATGTTTGACCCCTGGAGGCCggttagagggggatgaataaccttgcacaaaaataaaagaaacaaaaacccttctcgaactttacaacttaattaaattaacacttgcataaaaagtaatTAACAAACTGATTAGAAAGAAATAAGAGTCACGGAGaggttacttgatttgcaatcaaataattgctaatccaaggtagttAAAGCTCATTATCAAAGTCTTCTTCAGgcaaggaattgattacaagtgattaTTCTAAGCTACTTGGATTAGGGCTATAtttattgttggggttgcaaggttgcaaacatagtcccacattgaaaacatatgggaaagatcatgagtttataagagaaagatatctccattggcatgaggccttttgggtagagcccaagagcaaaaccatgagggcctaggcccaaagtggacaatatcatgcaattgtggagatatctaaaattcttttcgatcctataattggtatcagagtctggattgccagaaggtttaaccaccgactgtgcacaagagctatggtctgattgagacatgtgggtacaatattgaccaagaggaccagacaccaggcaggaagtcctagtaggtcgggtggaccgaagggcaggaagacctggtgggtcgaggatcagacatgGGAAGTCTAtggtcctttatttgaggggggattgttggggttgcaaggttccaaacatagtcccacattgaaaacatatgggaaagattatgagtttataagagaaagatatatccattggcatgaggccttttgggtagagcccaagagcaaaaccatgagggtctaggcccaaagtggacaatatcatgcaattgtggagatatctaaaattcttttcgattctacaatTATAACCATGatcggggtgcctagaagggtttcAGGCGTCTGGAGGGGGATGAAATTTTATCCCCATTGCAACAGATCATGCCACATTATGTTTCGATAAAGTTTCTGGTCCGGGCCCAAAAGTCAACCCTCGGTTAACTTTTTGGTATGGGTCTTCTACTCtggttctgctcgcttgggtccgggtcttccactatgactttgctcgtttgggtgattttggccattcagaatatggctcacctgaactcattttctggccttctcgagcaaccttccactccggcttctcatccctcggaagcatCGTGCGCCTCATCCCTctaacgcaccgagcccgtcaactctctcccgtgtcgtccttctcactagctgcgtctttcgcttgacttcctgcgctcttaagttcttgcacacttaaacacaagggttaaaatataacaggacctaacttaacttggttgatcacataaaaactaccatggggtacttacagtcCATCTGGTAgagcttaaatcctttatggatTG
It contains:
- the LOC122027432 gene encoding uncharacterized protein LOC122027432 isoform X2 — its product is MASLQRLPPRLGFLLAILRSPSHLTAGDGLSSTNKPQLASCFISVALLCRSCSSSLLSLTLHLSAVAVRESFHSASSVHLPLHFTPDRASSQSSAHLDPGSPDLVPSLVTAVLEVWGSSLPLGTLFARDPGRYWNLYEPKRWLFFFFSCNVKMLCIYDGR
- the LOC122027432 gene encoding uncharacterized protein LOC122027432 isoform X1, yielding MASLQRLPPRLGFLLAILRSPSHLTAGDGLSSTNKPQLASCFISVALLCRSCSSSLLSLTLHLSAVAVRESFHSASSVHLPLHFTPDRASSQSSAHLDPGSPDLVPSLVTAVLEVWGSSLPLGTLFARDPVLKLKQSAVINWSMQKSSTCIRRFPFILKICDMV
- the LOC122027432 gene encoding uncharacterized protein LOC122027432 isoform X3 — its product is MASLQRLPPRLGFLLAILRSPSHLTAGDGLSSTNKPQLASCFISVALLCRSCSSSLLSLTLHLSAVAVRESFHSASSVHLPLHFTPDRASSQSSAHLDPGSPDLVPSLVTAVLEVWGSSLPLGTLFARDPGDVTLDMDAMN